A genomic region of Candidatus Melainabacteria bacterium contains the following coding sequences:
- a CDS encoding carbohydrate kinase family protein, with translation MEKGELETFCIDLHSSASGPHLHYRRVQLIYDVGMANILIIGCASLDTIHIEKDGYRTTYQTVGGAGLYTALAARMSVDVTLYAPKPNPMPEALAFLDRLLDWQGPSCPPVELPCLEIVHHGGGKATLLNASWGAEALLTPDQLPGLQDTNIVHIAALSSAQAQRSFLEKCRQAKAKAISVGTYAKLVYQQTQEVHQLFKAADYFFMNANEANGLLKEGELESLTGAPKVFITDGEHGATVYDGANKFHVPATKVNELDPTGAGDTFCGATLAHILHDMPLQEAAEVACDIASRNVEQIGPQFAISALKRRIKSEPAL, from the coding sequence ATGGAAAAAGGCGAATTAGAGACGTTTTGCATCGATTTGCACAGTTCCGCAAGCGGCCCGCATTTACATTATCGACGGGTCCAATTGATATATGATGTCGGCATGGCAAACATCCTGATCATCGGCTGCGCCTCACTCGACACAATTCACATCGAAAAGGACGGCTACAGAACGACATACCAAACAGTCGGAGGAGCAGGGCTCTACACCGCACTGGCCGCACGTATGTCGGTTGATGTCACACTCTACGCCCCAAAGCCGAACCCTATGCCGGAAGCATTGGCATTCCTGGATCGGCTGCTCGATTGGCAGGGTCCCAGTTGTCCGCCGGTCGAATTGCCTTGCCTGGAGATAGTGCATCACGGTGGAGGCAAAGCAACGCTTCTCAACGCCAGCTGGGGCGCTGAAGCACTACTGACACCAGACCAACTGCCAGGGCTGCAAGACACGAATATCGTTCACATCGCCGCCCTCAGTTCCGCGCAGGCGCAAAGAAGTTTTCTCGAAAAATGTCGTCAGGCAAAAGCAAAAGCAATCTCGGTTGGCACGTATGCAAAGCTGGTGTATCAACAAACGCAAGAAGTTCATCAGCTATTTAAGGCTGCCGACTATTTTTTCATGAATGCAAACGAAGCAAACGGATTATTGAAAGAAGGCGAATTAGAGTCCTTAACAGGTGCTCCAAAAGTATTCATTACTGATGGTGAGCACGGCGCCACTGTATATGATGGCGCAAACAAATTCCATGTACCTGCCACTAAAGTCAACGAGTTAGATCCGACCGGTGCCGGTGATACTTTTTGTGGTGCCACCCTTGCTCATATTTTGCACGACATGCCGCTCCAAGAAGCAGCCGAAGTAGCGTGCGACATTGCCTCTCGAAACGTTGAACAGATTGGTCCACAATTTGCTATAAGCGCCCTGAAACGCAGAATCAAATCTGAACCAGCCTTGTAG
- a CDS encoding HAMP domain-containing histidine kinase — protein MQRTNENHIEHDLERAIEVIIPSELVISDGCRDALNIINPSDLLVSSDSGASDLKQIDSIDRDYRKKLHLKTRIRELELKCAQLQKENQELREQAIRNEEFLAAVAHDLKSSLTGGLRIFEVLKKGISDATYRQLLDSLTDSHQSMLRTLWNILEAYRAKESSLLLRLEAVDVPELIRECSKQLASSIAINHIGLDLQLQTEMPPVLTDKQILARIITNLLDNAIKFSPEGSIVSVSAELEVEHLIIKVKDNGNGICALDQKQIFEKFWQSKRGPYSTMGTGLGLHLCKTLVEKLEGRVDCVSSLGRGTEFIVRLPLMVSL, from the coding sequence ATGCAGCGGACTAACGAAAACCATATCGAGCACGACCTTGAAAGGGCGATTGAAGTAATAATTCCGTCTGAATTAGTAATTAGTGACGGGTGCCGGGATGCTCTAAACATAATCAATCCCTCCGACTTGCTCGTTTCAAGTGATTCCGGCGCCTCTGACCTCAAGCAAATTGATTCTATCGATCGTGACTACCGAAAGAAATTACATCTTAAAACGAGAATCAGAGAATTAGAGCTTAAGTGTGCGCAGCTTCAAAAGGAAAATCAAGAACTACGAGAGCAGGCTATAAGAAATGAAGAATTTCTGGCTGCTGTTGCGCATGATTTGAAGAGCTCTCTTACAGGCGGACTTCGAATATTCGAAGTGCTCAAGAAAGGTATCTCCGACGCCACTTACCGCCAGCTTCTAGATAGTTTGACTGATTCGCATCAATCGATGTTGCGCACTCTTTGGAATATTCTGGAAGCTTATCGAGCAAAAGAGTCGTCACTGCTTCTAAGGCTGGAAGCGGTTGATGTGCCGGAACTGATCAGAGAATGCAGTAAGCAGTTGGCGAGTTCGATTGCGATCAACCACATAGGATTGGATTTACAACTTCAGACCGAAATGCCGCCCGTGCTGACAGACAAGCAAATATTGGCGCGCATCATCACGAATCTTCTCGATAACGCTATCAAATTTAGCCCGGAAGGCTCGATTGTTTCGGTGTCAGCTGAGCTGGAAGTCGAGCATCTCATAATTAAGGTCAAAGATAACGGTAATGGTATTTGTGCACTGGATCAAAAACAGATTTTCGAAAAATTCTGGCAAAGTAAGAGAGGACCTTATTCGACCATGGGCACAGGGCTCGGGCTTCACTTATGTAAGACTCTGGTTGAAAAACTGGAAGGAAGAGTTGACTGTGTTAGTTCACTAGGTCGTGGAACAGAATTTATCGTTCGACTTCCTTTGATGGTTTCCTTGTAG
- a CDS encoding response regulator, translating to MESPMTELIKILIVEDHQIVRIGLRVLLQSLEKFLVVGEASDGRVAVDKVIELKPDIVLMDIALPTMDGIEASYQIKSRCPQTRVIMLTSHDTDKDILAALGSGADGFCLKDVPIEQLSEAIVTVHNNGMWLDSRIAERLQQTRMGSYDQQPESKSLDADMLDLLCYVEQGLSNEEIASEMGATTEQLRVMMRDAVEALFLTGDKNERSKQLRKQFAAKIADVSVDTHQSSILTIGEIFADKYLILSHVGRGGMGRVYKAKHIHTEKIVAIKVLLPQFAADRRVVRLFQDEARAAAALVHPNTVQVFDFGITQKGQSFIVMDYIEGTTLETLLRQKGRLTLPEFHNIFDQVCNALVAAHSKDVIHCDIKPGNIVLLGTNDGQMTTKLIDFGLAKILPPPQASIQMQLTDSFDLCGSPAYMSPEQCRGGRLDLRSDLYSLGCVMYEALTGHQAASGLSAMECISKHLQEMPASFASVAPELHLPDSIEEIVFKLLDKNPDARFQTPMQLKLALSKAYFDQFADLDCDEISIVL from the coding sequence ATGGAATCTCCCATGACTGAACTGATAAAGATATTGATCGTAGAAGATCACCAAATTGTTCGTATCGGGCTGCGTGTACTGCTCCAGAGTTTGGAAAAGTTTTTGGTGGTTGGAGAGGCATCCGATGGTCGTGTGGCTGTGGATAAAGTGATTGAGCTGAAGCCGGATATTGTTTTGATGGACATCGCTCTGCCCACCATGGATGGAATCGAAGCAAGCTATCAAATCAAGAGTAGATGCCCTCAGACTCGGGTGATAATGCTCACGTCTCATGACACAGACAAAGACATCCTCGCTGCTCTGGGCAGTGGCGCTGATGGATTTTGCTTGAAGGATGTCCCAATCGAGCAGCTGTCTGAGGCGATTGTAACCGTGCACAACAATGGAATGTGGCTGGATTCGAGAATTGCCGAGCGGCTGCAACAAACCCGTATGGGATCTTATGATCAACAGCCTGAGTCAAAGAGTCTGGATGCCGATATGCTTGATCTGTTGTGTTACGTAGAGCAGGGGCTCAGCAATGAAGAAATTGCCTCGGAAATGGGTGCCACAACTGAACAATTGCGGGTCATGATGCGTGATGCGGTGGAGGCGCTCTTCTTGACGGGTGACAAAAATGAGCGTAGCAAACAGCTTCGGAAGCAGTTTGCTGCCAAGATCGCCGATGTATCAGTAGATACTCATCAGTCATCCATACTTACTATTGGAGAGATTTTTGCTGATAAATATCTGATCCTTTCCCATGTTGGTCGCGGAGGCATGGGGCGAGTATATAAAGCCAAGCATATTCATACAGAGAAGATTGTCGCCATCAAAGTCTTACTCCCCCAGTTCGCCGCAGATCGTCGTGTCGTTCGGTTGTTTCAAGACGAAGCACGTGCTGCCGCAGCGTTAGTGCATCCGAATACAGTTCAAGTTTTTGATTTTGGCATCACCCAAAAGGGGCAATCCTTTATAGTGATGGATTACATCGAGGGAACGACCCTGGAAACTCTTTTGCGGCAAAAGGGTCGGCTGACACTGCCGGAATTTCATAATATCTTCGACCAGGTTTGTAATGCTCTTGTTGCCGCGCACTCTAAAGATGTAATCCATTGCGATATTAAGCCCGGCAACATAGTTTTGCTAGGCACTAACGATGGGCAAATGACCACCAAGCTAATTGATTTTGGTTTGGCTAAAATCTTGCCACCGCCGCAAGCTTCTATTCAGATGCAGCTGACGGATAGCTTCGACTTGTGTGGAAGTCCTGCCTATATGAGTCCTGAACAGTGCAGAGGCGGACGCCTGGATCTGCGAAGCGATTTGTACTCTCTTGGTTGTGTCATGTATGAGGCACTTACTGGGCATCAAGCCGCGTCTGGTCTCAGTGCAATGGAATGCATCTCGAAGCACTTGCAGGAGATGCCAGCGTCTTTTGCCAGTGTCGCTCCGGAGTTGCACCTGCCCGACAGCATTGAGGAGATAGTTTTTAAGCTGCTCGACAAGAACCCTGACGCCAGGTTTCAAACGCCGATGCAGCTCAAATTAGCTCTATCCAAAGCGTATTTCGATCAATTTGCTGATCTTGATTGTGATGAAATTTCGATTGTTCTCTAG
- a CDS encoding PDZ domain-containing protein translates to MVVILEKGRFWVEVVLPDMPAARANVQAGDAILAVDGVAAENYKTVDEMVAKIRGKSGSHVKLKLQTGDKVREITLVRGAIPSMNSLKSQVPGDFGREVSVYFYQFEDLVPDVEPGRYTFMNQDYSVGAFLRSQLNGAKLHSH, encoded by the coding sequence ATGGTCGTCATTTTGGAGAAAGGTCGGTTCTGGGTGGAAGTCGTGTTGCCGGACATGCCCGCTGCCAGAGCGAATGTGCAAGCCGGTGACGCTATTCTGGCAGTAGACGGCGTGGCGGCAGAAAACTATAAAACCGTAGACGAGATGGTCGCCAAAATTCGTGGTAAAAGCGGTTCTCACGTTAAATTGAAGCTGCAAACAGGGGACAAGGTTCGGGAAATCACCCTCGTTCGCGGCGCGATACCGTCTATGAATTCATTAAAGTCTCAGGTCCCGGGCGATTTCGGCCGAGAAGTTTCAGTCTACTTCTATCAATTCGAGGATTTGGTTCCCGATGTTGAGCCCGGACGCTACACATTCATGAATCAGGATTATAGTGTCGGAGCATTTTTGAGAAGCCAGCTCAATGGAGCGAAATTGCATTCGCATTAA
- a CDS encoding nuclear transport factor 2 family protein — protein MKTSQSSNPVNWLCLGSQRIVIGAALAGCCISLPAALSANAESASTEPTTTETSKSAKSESTRAESARNKSTKTEPGKADLAESEPVIKVVKPYATQETESSKSEAQDVLDVLLIMGKAYASGDIAGYIKHLDDHCSVFDEHKNQMVNGKDAVIAALKEKFDKRSQKASEHIISYTIDQPYVKVTGKTAVVTYRAIEEVGGAHPRKLEGSMSDVFEKEDGHWMKVHQSAVWKRIK, from the coding sequence ATGAAGACGTCACAAAGTAGCAATCCAGTCAACTGGCTGTGCCTCGGATCACAGCGGATAGTAATTGGTGCAGCGCTCGCGGGTTGTTGCATCTCACTTCCGGCGGCACTGTCGGCAAATGCTGAATCGGCTTCAACAGAACCAACAACAACCGAAACTTCCAAATCGGCTAAGTCTGAATCCACCAGAGCTGAATCGGCCAGAAATAAATCGACAAAGACTGAACCGGGAAAAGCCGACCTGGCTGAATCTGAACCTGTCATAAAAGTCGTTAAACCATATGCCACGCAGGAGACCGAATCATCCAAAAGCGAAGCTCAAGACGTGCTCGACGTTCTGCTAATAATGGGCAAAGCCTATGCTAGCGGCGACATAGCCGGATACATCAAGCATCTCGACGATCACTGCAGTGTATTCGACGAGCATAAAAACCAGATGGTGAACGGTAAAGACGCAGTAATTGCGGCACTGAAAGAGAAGTTCGACAAGCGCTCACAGAAGGCCTCTGAACACATCATCTCTTACACTATCGATCAGCCCTACGTAAAAGTGACCGGAAAGACTGCGGTAGTGACCTATCGCGCCATCGAAGAAGTTGGCGGAGCGCATCCCCGAAAGTTGGAAGGGTCGATGAGCGACGTGTTTGAGAAAGAAGATGGGCACTGGATGAAAGTGCACCAGAGTGCTGTCTGGAAACGCATCAAGTAG
- a CDS encoding alpha/beta fold hydrolase, translating into MKTPKLAKAAIALLALATCLTSTNAFAAESTMPMPPYTDDVSPDLAKLYVFTQDGDYTKALNMPTYEWLPADTTQPLKAIILGVHGLTLHGRRFRVIARSLAIHGAGFVSLDMRGFGRCKFDDEHKFSTKDDDKTRVDHEKSYQAIVQLATLMKQKYPDVKLIALGESLGCTFCVRLAAEHPELINSIAISAPAVKVNKDMYYGKGQIKQGVKALLNPDHEIDLKPFFADLCSSRPEVQKEMMDDPLIRKKLRIKELLSTDKFVDKTADYGKNTSPDLGVLILQGSADGCVSPKHVTDLMNAMPSIDQTLEWRGNYGHLQLETAFMRAQTISGLANWLIAHGKDQQAKIAGFQSEIKQLGGTLSK; encoded by the coding sequence ATGAAAACTCCGAAATTGGCTAAAGCGGCAATAGCACTTCTGGCCTTAGCAACTTGTTTGACGTCCACAAACGCGTTCGCCGCCGAAAGCACGATGCCAATGCCTCCATATACTGACGATGTGAGCCCCGACCTCGCCAAGCTCTATGTCTTTACTCAAGACGGAGACTATACAAAAGCATTGAACATGCCAACTTACGAGTGGCTGCCTGCAGATACGACCCAACCCTTAAAAGCGATAATTCTGGGAGTACACGGGCTCACCCTGCACGGACGCCGCTTCAGAGTGATCGCCCGTTCGCTGGCCATTCACGGCGCTGGTTTCGTGTCGCTCGACATGCGCGGGTTTGGTCGCTGCAAATTTGATGACGAGCACAAATTCAGCACCAAAGATGATGACAAAACCCGAGTCGATCACGAGAAAAGCTATCAGGCAATTGTGCAGCTGGCCACTCTAATGAAACAAAAATATCCAGACGTGAAGCTAATCGCGCTGGGTGAAAGTCTCGGCTGTACATTTTGCGTTCGTCTTGCAGCAGAGCACCCTGAGCTGATTAACTCGATTGCAATTTCTGCTCCGGCTGTGAAAGTCAATAAGGACATGTACTACGGAAAAGGTCAGATTAAGCAGGGCGTTAAAGCATTGCTCAACCCCGACCATGAAATCGATCTGAAGCCATTTTTCGCTGATCTCTGCTCCAGTCGTCCAGAGGTTCAAAAGGAAATGATGGACGATCCGTTGATTCGAAAAAAGCTGAGAATCAAAGAACTGCTGTCAACAGACAAATTTGTCGACAAGACTGCGGATTACGGCAAGAATACAAGCCCCGATCTGGGTGTGCTAATTCTGCAAGGCAGTGCAGACGGCTGCGTTTCGCCCAAGCACGTAACAGACTTGATGAATGCCATGCCATCCATTGACCAGACACTTGAATGGCGCGGAAATTATGGACATCTGCAGCTGGAAACAGCGTTTATGCGTGCCCAGACAATTTCAGGCCTAGCCAATTGGCTGATAGCACACGGCAAAGATCAGCAAGCAAAAATTGCCGGATTCCAGAGCGAGATCAAACAGCTCGGCGGAACGCTCTCCAAATAA
- a CDS encoding RDD family protein, producing MNCQHCGCFIQQNEKKCSKCIGHFSTSLLTMANTARQTEETDSLKRSIIENDTKFSKSDKALLAAQTAALSMTFEREHVTHELHYASFVERVFSGVIDAALLTVSETVLICSINFLFPLERDLWTIALHTALPMLISFMYYPLLESSNWQATFGKKFLGLMVTDIRGRKLTLTRALFKQTLQAVTAAILFGSIIFLCSSYSFHSASEPTGLLFAGVFVANLLYFGMHSAIVFTEKKQSVFDKITGRLVHKRKRIT from the coding sequence ATGAATTGCCAACACTGTGGATGCTTTATTCAGCAAAACGAGAAAAAGTGTTCCAAATGCATTGGTCATTTTTCTACGTCATTGTTGACTATGGCAAACACAGCTCGACAGACGGAAGAAACAGATTCACTTAAGCGCTCAATTATTGAAAACGACACGAAATTCTCAAAATCGGACAAGGCTTTGCTTGCGGCTCAAACAGCTGCTCTATCAATGACTTTTGAACGGGAGCATGTCACTCATGAGCTTCACTATGCATCATTTGTTGAGCGCGTCTTTTCTGGAGTCATAGATGCAGCGCTCCTGACAGTATCCGAAACTGTATTGATTTGTTCAATAAATTTCCTCTTCCCGCTCGAACGCGACCTCTGGACAATTGCTTTACACACGGCGTTACCGATGCTTATCAGCTTTATGTATTACCCTCTGCTTGAAAGCTCGAACTGGCAAGCAACGTTCGGCAAGAAATTTCTGGGGTTAATGGTGACTGATATAAGAGGCCGCAAACTAACCTTAACGCGAGCACTCTTTAAACAGACCTTACAAGCAGTAACTGCAGCAATTCTTTTTGGATCTATCATTTTCCTGTGCTCTTCCTATTCATTTCACAGCGCGTCGGAGCCAACAGGTCTGCTCTTTGCAGGAGTTTTTGTTGCCAACCTGCTCTACTTCGGCATGCACAGCGCCATCGTTTTCACGGAGAAGAAGCAATCTGTTTTCGACAAGATAACTGGTCGCCTGGTTCACAAGCGCAAACGCATCACTTGA